DNA from Mucilaginibacter mallensis:
TGCAATATGCCGGTTTGATTGATACGCTTGCCAAGCCCGGCCCATATACTTTCCTGGCCTCTGATAATAATGCTTTTTTAATGGAGGGTGTTACCCAGTATGGCTTTTACTATTTTGGTAGCGTGGGTCGTGTTCAAAATATTATGCGTTACTGCATCCTGAACGGAAACATTTCGTTTAAAAGTCTTCCATTGGTTCAAAACAAACCCTTTTTAACACATGGAGGTGGAAATGTTTATGTTACCAAATATTTGAATGGCAGCGATACTATAGTTACCGTTAATGGATTAATATTGAGCAGTATAGACAATCGGGCATCCAATGGGCTGATCCAGGTGCTGCCACAAGTCATGAACCCGGAAATATATCAGAAGCTGGTTGATCATATCCATAACGATACAACGCTCACCATGTTTTCCGCTGCTTTACAGCGCTGCAAGCTTGATGTTTCACTATTATCCGGCAGTGATGAGTATACACTGCTGGCCCCTTCAAATACAGCTTTTTATAAGTCAGGTCAACTCGGCAAGGATTTGGGAATAAGCACATTGGATAGTATCCTTACCGCTGATCCTGTAAAGCTGACCGCATTTTTAAAATATCACATCATTAAGGGTCGGTATTTCGAAGGTGATCTGTACCGGAATATGCAAGCAGATCCAACAGGCATCGTCATGCTGGACGGGGGAAAGGTAGTTATCGGAGGATATCCAAGCGGTTTTCACGCTATCACTTTTTTAGGGAGTGGTAATAATGGCATCCCATCTCAGATTCCTACCCCAGTATTTTATGATGGAACTATTAATTACGCTGATATTCCGTGTGGCAACGGGGTGATCCATATTATTAACCAGGTACTTATTCCTTAAATGCTTTTTATATGGGAACAAAATATAAATATCAAAAAAAAATGAAAATAAACAACCGATGCCGTATCATCATTGTTTCGTTGTTTCTGCCTCTTTTCTTCTTAATATCCTGTAAGAAAGAAAATGCGAATCAATTTAATCAGGCAAAACAAACGGTTTTTCAATACATCAGTACCAGTAAAAGTCTAGGCCTTTATCAGGCAGCGCTAAAAAGAGCAGGAATGTATAATGCGGAAACGTTTAGTACTGGTGGCCCATTTACGGTATTTGCCCCGGTGGATTCAGCATTTATCAATGCCGGCCTTACACTGGATAGCATCAATAAGTATGATCCTCAGGCATTAGCATTGGTGCTTAAATATGATATAACTTTTGGCAAAATCAGCGCTGCCAGCTTGGTAGGATTTTATGCGGAGGATGTACAATCCCAAAACCCAACGTTTAAACCAAGAATTACTAAAAACTATTACGGGATCTTTTTTGATGGTATCCCGTTGGTAGCCGGTTCAAGTATGGATTTGGGTGATGGTGCTTTACATGAATTAAAAAGAATGCCGTTCCCGCCGACGACTGACATATTTGATCTGATCAACAAGTCGCCTGATCTTACCTTTTTCGCAGCAGCTCTTAAGCATATTGGTTATGATGCCATGTTTTCGGTACCGCCACCTCCCAATCCCTATATTACCGGTGATGCTGCACTTTATTATACACTTTTTGCCCCTACTAATGAAGCCTACAAAAAATTCGGCTACCCTGATATTGCGGCAATCTATGCAGATGCCCCCTCTAATTTGCAATACTATATAGACACCTATATTATTCCCGGTAAGGTTTTTACTTCAGCTTTTATTGGTGGATATGCACTTGCTGGAGCTAACTATTATGTACAGGCTGATGGTTTCTCAATTTTTGCCATTGGAAATGTAGGACTTACTCATATTATACACCCGGACATAGTGGCGACCAATGGTGTAATCCATATTGTCGATCAGGTAATCGTATCCCATTAGGAAGTACACTTAATTAATCAATGCTTACAAGTTGTTAAAATAATAGAAAAAGTCAGATAGCAATATTGCTAAAACCAAATAGAGATGAAAAAGATATACGCTATGAAATACTTCATACTGGCTGGCCTTTGCCTGATAATTTGTTTTGCGGGCCAAAAAACAAGCGCCCAGGAAACAAGTGGCGGCTTGCGCGGGCAGGTGCTGGATGCCACGAACCAGCCATTACCAGGGGTAACGGTAACGGCAGTGCACACGGCTTCCGGTACCAAATACGCTACGGCGACAGGTAACGATGGCCGTTATAACCTGCCGGGTTTAAGGGTAGGCGGACCCTATACTATAGAAGTAAAGTTCTTGAGTATGAACACAGAAACAAGAATGATCCAGCAGATCAGTTTGGGTGAGCCGTTAACGCTGAACTTCGTGCTCACAGATAATACAAAAACTCTAAACGAGGTAGTGGTCAAAAGCTCAAAAAGCGGTCCCAAGGCCAACAACTACGGAACCGGCCAAAACATCTCCAATAATCAGATAAATAACCAGCCTACGATTAACCGGAGCATAACAGATATAACCAAAATGGTGCCGCAGGGCTCAAAGGATAATTCATTTGCCGGTACTAATTTCCGGTACAATAACGTAACTATTGATGGCGCCATCAACAACGATGCAATTGGTTTCAGTCCATCGGCAGGTGGCCAAACAGGTTCATCGGGTATGCCGGGTTCTTCTACCCGCACCAATCCTATTTCACTGGATGCCATTCAGGACATCCAGGTTTATATCGCCCCCTATGATGTAAAGATTGGCAACTTTACCGGTGGAAGTATCAACGCTGTAACCCGTTCGGGCACCAACGAGGTGCAAGGTTCGGTTTATAGCTTTGGAAGTGCTGCTGCGCTGGTGGGCCCGGATAATACCGGAACTGAACTGAACAGCAAGCTGCCTTCGGCTTATTATAATTACCAGACCGGTTTTCGTTTGGGTTTTCCGCTGATCAAAAATAAATTGTTCTTTTTTACCAATGAAGAGATCACGAGGCGACAGGATCCCGTGCTGGAAGTTGCAGGCAGCCCGGCAACCGCTGGTATCCTGAGTGCAGCAGATGCGCAAAAGATCATTGATTACTCCATCAAAAATTACAACTTCGATCCAGGTACGGCCGGGCAATTCAATACTTATTCCAACTCTACCAAGTTTTTCAATCGCCTGGACTGGAATATTGATGATAAAAGCCAGTTTACAATCCGGAATAATTATATTCTTTCGGATGCCTTAAACATGGAAAGAGATCAGTTTGACTTTCGTTTCGGCAGCATCGCCTACAAACAAAACAATAATCAAAACTCTACGGTTGCCGAGCTGAAGACCAGGTTCAGCAATAACTTTTCCAACAGTGCAGTGGTGGGTTATACTAATATTCATGATTACCGCACACCAACAAGTGATCCTTCATTCCCGCAGGTACAGATCGTGGGTAATACACCGGGGGCCACTATCTTCTTTGGTACAGATCGTGAAGCCTCTATCTTCAATATGAAGCAAAGTACTTTTGAATTGACGGATAACCTGGTTTGGAATTTGGGCAAGCATACCCTTACCGTAGGTACGCATAATGAATTCTACAAGATTAATTACGGCTTTGTGAATGCATGGAACGGAAGGGTGACTTATCAGAGTATAGATGACTTTTTAAATAGTGACCCGGAGCGGGTGCAAGGCAGCTATAATTATACCAATAACAGCCGGAATTACATATTAGCCAACCCTGGGGCGGTATTCAATGTGAACTTTTATAGCACCTATATACAGGATGAGATACAGGTAACCGATAAGTTTAGATTTACCCCCGGATTAAGGTTTGATTACCAACAGGTACCAACCAAACAGATATTGAGCGTAAAATCACAGAATTCCTTTACCGATCCTAATTTTGGCACCACCTATACCTATACACCATTAAACCAGATCACCGGTAATTATCTTGGTGCAGTGCAGATCTCTCCCAGGATTGGCTTCCGTTATGATGCCAGGGGCGACCAAAGCCTGGTACTGCGCGGCGGTTTGGGTATGTTCACCTCAAGGATACCATTCGCCTGGTTAGGCTACGCCTTTTATAATAACGGTAATACATATGGCGCCTATGACCAGAAAACAGACGGCACGCCGCCTTATGCATTTAAC
Protein-coding regions in this window:
- a CDS encoding TonB-dependent receptor, with product MKKIYAMKYFILAGLCLIICFAGQKTSAQETSGGLRGQVLDATNQPLPGVTVTAVHTASGTKYATATGNDGRYNLPGLRVGGPYTIEVKFLSMNTETRMIQQISLGEPLTLNFVLTDNTKTLNEVVVKSSKSGPKANNYGTGQNISNNQINNQPTINRSITDITKMVPQGSKDNSFAGTNFRYNNVTIDGAINNDAIGFSPSAGGQTGSSGMPGSSTRTNPISLDAIQDIQVYIAPYDVKIGNFTGGSINAVTRSGTNEVQGSVYSFGSAAALVGPDNTGTELNSKLPSAYYNYQTGFRLGFPLIKNKLFFFTNEEITRRQDPVLEVAGSPATAGILSAADAQKIIDYSIKNYNFDPGTAGQFNTYSNSTKFFNRLDWNIDDKSQFTIRNNYILSDALNMERDQFDFRFGSIAYKQNNNQNSTVAELKTRFSNNFSNSAVVGYTNIHDYRTPTSDPSFPQVQIVGNTPGATIFFGTDREASIFNMKQSTFELTDNLVWNLGKHTLTVGTHNEFYKINYGFVNAWNGRVTYQSIDDFLNSDPERVQGSYNYTNNSRNYILANPGAVFNVNFYSTYIQDEIQVTDKFRFTPGLRFDYQQVPTKQILSVKSQNSFTDPNFGTTYTYTPLNQITGNYLGAVQISPRIGFRYDARGDQSLVLRGGLGMFTSRIPFAWLGYAFYNNGNTYGAYDQKTDGTPPYAFNGNPLSHTPGTGIGSFAGGNGQVINDVNAGKTQVDAIDNNFKMPKVLRGSLALDYKDPNGFKYTVEGIYTKTIHDIVFKQINLTDNPTYYAYDTAATQRKQPIFPGQNPRNPQFANVYEMSNTSQGYRYSITGQIAKNFDNGFVFSAAYTYGESKDVSNGIRNSFESNWQLNQALNPNNPQLANSNFDIRNRIVASANYRKAWNKVWVSNFTLFVTAQSGSPFTYGFVNYNPQNTPQQVGLAYIPAKGETINFFAATSTQTAQQQADAFDKFIDGNSYLSSRRGGFTERNAARTPWNNDADFHFAQDINLNKEKEPSKWHTLTFSIDITNLTNLIDKNWGKVYFSPNTYNSTASVGLVPYIPARSSQGYPLYQFINPGLPYSVDPLASRWQMQIGARYTF
- a CDS encoding fasciclin domain-containing protein is translated as MKINNRCRIIIVSLFLPLFFLISCKKENANQFNQAKQTVFQYISTSKSLGLYQAALKRAGMYNAETFSTGGPFTVFAPVDSAFINAGLTLDSINKYDPQALALVLKYDITFGKISAASLVGFYAEDVQSQNPTFKPRITKNYYGIFFDGIPLVAGSSMDLGDGALHELKRMPFPPTTDIFDLINKSPDLTFFAAALKHIGYDAMFSVPPPPNPYITGDAALYYTLFAPTNEAYKKFGYPDIAAIYADAPSNLQYYIDTYIIPGKVFTSAFIGGYALAGANYYVQADGFSIFAIGNVGLTHIIHPDIVATNGVIHIVDQVIVSH
- a CDS encoding fasciclin domain-containing protein; translated protein: MMNIKHRNNNRCKFFKQGICAVLFILAINGCKKDNQIVKTPDAGSGSTIDFVLNDNFSLNVVYAGLQYAGLIDTLAKPGPYTFLASDNNAFLMEGVTQYGFYYFGSVGRVQNIMRYCILNGNISFKSLPLVQNKPFLTHGGGNVYVTKYLNGSDTIVTVNGLILSSIDNRASNGLIQVLPQVMNPEIYQKLVDHIHNDTTLTMFSAALQRCKLDVSLLSGSDEYTLLAPSNTAFYKSGQLGKDLGISTLDSILTADPVKLTAFLKYHIIKGRYFEGDLYRNMQADPTGIVMLDGGKVVIGGYPSGFHAITFLGSGNNGIPSQIPTPVFYDGTINYADIPCGNGVIHIINQVLIP